A genome region from Arachis duranensis cultivar V14167 chromosome 6, aradu.V14167.gnm2.J7QH, whole genome shotgun sequence includes the following:
- the LOC107495494 gene encoding transmembrane 9 superfamily member 8 (The sequence of the model RefSeq protein was modified relative to this genomic sequence to represent the inferred CDS: added 165 bases not found in genome assembly), whose translation MSFRRSLVFSASFFFLLFHGAFSFYLPGVAPQDFQKGDQLQVKVNKLTSTKTQLPYTYYSLPYCKPGKILDSAENLGEVLRGDRIENSQYVFKMREPQMCNIVCKLKLDAQSAKEFKEKIDDEYRVNMILDNLPLVVPIKRPDQDSTVYQLGFHVGLKGQYSGSKEEKYFIHNHLAFTVKYHRDLLTESARIVGFEVKPFSVKHEYDGNWSENTRLTTCDPHAKHTVVNSNTPQEVEENKEIIFTYDVEFEESDVKWASRWDAYLLMNDDQIHWFSIVNSLMIVLFLSGMVAMIMLRTLYRDISKYNELETQEEAQEETGWKLVHGDVFRPPNNSDLLCVYVGTGVQFFFMILVTMIFAVLGFLSPSNRGGLMTAMLLLWVFMGIFAGYASSRLYKMFKGSEWKSIALRTATLFPATVCAVFFVLNALIWGEKSSGAVPFGTMFALIFLWFGISVPLVFVGGYVGFKKPAIENPVKTNKIPRQIPEQAWYMNPVFSVLIGGILPFGAVFIELFFILTSIWLNQFYYIFGFLFLVFAILIVTCAEITIVLCYFQLCSEDYLWWWRSYLTSGSSALYLFLYATFYFFTKLEITKFVSAVLYFGYMLIVSYAFFVVTGTIGFYACFWFTRLIYSSVKID comes from the exons ATGTCGTTTCGGAGATCCCTTGTGTTCTCCgcatccttcttcttcctcctcttccatGGCGCCTTCTCATTCTACCTTCCCGGCGTCGCACCTCAGGATTTCCAAAAG TTTAAAATGCGTGAACCACAAATGTGCAATATTGTGTGTAAGCTGAAACTTGATGCCCAGAGTGCAAAAGAGTTCAAAGAGAAGATTGATGATGAGTACCGGGTGAACAT GATCCTAGATAACCTTCCCTTGGTGGTTCCGATAAAACGTCCGGATCAGGACTCTACTGTTTATCAGCTTGGTTTCCATGTTGGACTCAAAGGGCAGTATAGTGGG agcaaggaagagaagTATTTTATTCACAACCATTTGGCATTTACTGTCAAGTATCATAGAGATTTGCTAACTGAATCTGCTAGAATTGTGGGCTTTGAGGTGAAGCCATTCAG TGTTAAACATGAGTATGATGGGAATTGGAGTGAAAATACACGTTTGACAACTTGTGATCCTCATGCTAAGCACACAGTTGTCAACTCCAACACTCCTCAAGAGGTCgaagagaacaaggaaattatcTTCACAtatgatgttgaatttgag GAGAGTGATGTGAAGTGGGCTTCAAGATGGGATGCCTATTTGCTAATGAATGATGACCAGATTCACTGGTTCTCAATTGTGAATTCGTTGATGattgttctctttctctctGGAATGGTGGCAATGATAATGTTGCGTACACTCTATCGTGATATTTCAAAGTACAATGAGCTTGAGACCCAAGAAGAAGCGCAAGAAGAGACAGGCTGGAAGCTTGTCCATGGTGATGTTTTTAGGCCACCAAACAACTCAGATTTGCTGTGTGTTTACGTTGGAACAGGGGTTCAGTTTTTCTTTATGATACTAGTAACCATGATCTTTGCCGTCCTTGGATTCCTTTCTCCTTCTAACCGTGGTGGGCTTATGACAGCCATGCTGTTGCTTTGGGTATTCATGGGAATTTTTGCTGGTTATGCTTCTTCTCGCTTGTACAAAATGTTCAAAGGATCAGAATGGAAGAGTATTGCCCTCAGGACTGCAACCTTGTTCCCTGCAACTGTCTGTGCTGTTTTCTTTGTGTTAAATGCTCTCATTTGGGGAGAAAAATCATCTGGAGCTGTGCCATTTGGGACAATGTTTGCTTTGATCTTTCTATGGTTTGGAATCTCTGTTCCACTTGTTTTTGTGGGTGGCTATGTTGGATTCAAGAAGCCTGCAATTGAGAACCCGGTAAAGACCAACAAAATCCCAAGGCAGATCCCGGAGCAAGCATGGTACATGAACCCGGTCTTCTCAGTTCTGATTGGAGGAATTCTCCCATTTGGAGCTGTTTTCATTGAGCTTTTCTTCATCCTCACCTCAATCTGGCTGAACCAATTTTACTACATCTTTGGTTTCCTCTTCTTGGTCTTCGCCATCCTCATTGTCACTTGCGCCGAAATAACAATTGTGCTTTGCTACTTCCAGTTGTGCAGTGAGGATTACTTGTGGTGGTGGCGTTCATACCTCACCTCTGGCTCATCTGCACTCTACCTCTTCCTTTATGCAACGTTCTACTTCTTCACCAAGCTTGAAATCACCAAGTTCGTATCTGCTGTACTATACTTTGGCTACATGCTTATAGTATCTTATGCCTTTTTCGTGGTAACTGGTACCATCGGATTTTACGCATGCTTCTGGTTCACAAGGCTCATCTACTCTTCAGTCAAAATTGATTAG
- the LOC107495520 gene encoding uncharacterized protein LOC107495520 encodes MSGEEDWRKTADTHKMSSEQVKAAGVEGSKGKGGNVLHQRRSLPFSLSTMAVAGLLITGAVSYFVLYVKKKPEATATDVAKVNVGLAKPEDTHPKK; translated from the exons ATGAGTGGAGAGGAAGATTGGAGGAAAACGGCAGACACACACAAGATGAGCTCAGAACAAGTGAAAGCAGCAG GTGTTGAAGGATCAAAGGGAAAAGGTGGGAATGttcttcaccaaagaagatCACTACCTTTCAGTTTGAGCACAATGGCAGTGGCAGGATTACTCATAACGGGTGCTGTTAGTTACTTTGTTTTGTATGTCAAGAAGAAACCAGAGGCCACAGCTACCGATGTCGCTAAGGTCAATGTTGGACTTGCAAAACCTGAGGACACACACCCAAAGAAATAG